Genomic segment of Bemisia tabaci chromosome 9, PGI_BMITA_v3:
aatagacaaatttaataaattttgtaattaatattttcattttcttgtgcGATTCATTTTTAAGTTCCTTCATAAACCTCCAAATTCATCCAGCTGTAGCGCAAAGAGTAAATTGATCTTTGCTTAATTGAAACAGTGGTCATATAAAATAGCAGAAAATGCCCACTTCTTGAAGGAAAATCtcgatttttggaaaattagggTGAAAACTACGGTCAATTTTGGACTCAGCCCTAGACATTTTATCAGGATCACTCTAGTAGTTTCCTGGGTGCAGATTAGGATCCAGGTAATCAATTACTGTTCTATAGGTGATTTTGAAGtaaagaaaattctgaacaCCGAAGTCACATAATGTAATATCATTTATTAAGAAAGTAATAGACTTTTATTATAATACATAATATAAATGATTTTTCTGAGCAACAATTAAGGAATGATCTATCGTAGGTACACAAAATACTTGAACTCGTCGGTTCAAAAACTTTGTAAATAAAATATACTTTTATTATGACTAAACTGGTCATTTCTGTATGCGTAGTCAaggtacttaaatttttaatagaaaaattaaaaactattaAAACAGAACAGCAAAATGTACAATGCAGGTATAAACTAAACTTAACAAAAGATATTCCTTTTTTAATACATAACATTTCATATAAATATTTACTTTTATAAATCATTTGTTTCGGTTATTTCTTCAGATTTTAGAATTATTCTTTCGTTAAAATCGGTTTATCGTTTATATTCCAGATCAAGTAAAATTTCTCTTTTACATCCCAAAAAAACAGATCAGGCAGATACTTTTCAATACGGCTTATTTGATtgctattttccaaaaattttaacactATTATTGCCTCTTGATAATAAGACACACACTGTTCATTTCtcaagtttcttcaaaaatggctgCTATATTTTAGACCTAAATCAGTAAAGACAAAAAAAGGTACTTAAGGTACTAATGTTCAACTAAAAACATAATGGACATCATTATGATTAAActttaaaaagcaaataaaaaaaatcattcttctgtaaaataaaataaaaattataaagaacttATTcggtaaaaggaaaaaatcttcTGACAACGTTCTACATCCAAAAATTTAGCATAGCTCATTATCTCCTGCACAAAATAACGTGTCTCGATTATGCTGTTTCGATATTTCTTGCTTACATTTATTTGTGTACAggaaatgtgtatttttcccaaatttccagtgatttttctcatttgcatgaggaaatattctgaaaattgtaTGCAACAGTTCTCtttcgaaaaagtaaaatgtttgAAGAAATACTTTAGCAGCCCAGacaagttacgttctttcatgccAGAGACGACGAATTGTTGCACACTCACTCAAAATGGTTCAATACTTAACTTTACATTCTTGAAAATGAGTACCCTGCGAGATTTAGATAGAGGAgaactaatatttttttacagtaaaATAAGGATCAATGCTCATGATCTACTAACTAAAATTATACCCGCTTTGCTGCAATTGTGGGAAACTAAAAAATATAATCTTCGATGTCACTAAAAGAATGATGCTTGAAGTCTCCTCTATCTCAACCAAAATAAATCCATGAAAAAAATCGTTTTGAGATTAATCGTTCATAAAAGCTCTTTCAACCTGTCGGATGATAACCACTCGGTGGAACGGAAACCCCAAAACAATCATTTTGCAaaactccaagaaaaaaaaataaaaaaaaaaaaatctcagcaaATTATAATTGTATGTATTATGATACATAACAGAAGAAACTTAGGTAATGGCTAAGAAAAAATTTCCACTACCACCAATACTTGAGGGAGCTTCttaaatccataaaaaattagaaacagaTCAAGCAAAAAGTGCTCAAATTACCTCACATTccaatttgcaagaaaaatggCTTGAACCGTCTTgttttttacaattatttttttttttttttaattccaaccCAAATATTTTCCcatacttatttttaaaaaaaaggcaaaattatCATTACAATGGACTGGCCAATGGTCATTACTtcatttcaataatatttttgttAATTCTAAGATCTCAAATTAGTTTTTGATTGATGCATGGATATCTGATACAAACAAAAGCATACCTTCAACACGTACAATTGTTAATTAGAACGTTTTCTCTGAATTTAGATTCCATGGATAATTATCAAGCCTGGCTTCATAAGGCACTTTTTGGTTCCAAGGTCAGCTTggtaattattgaaattggaaaataaagggcgaaaaaaatcatgatacTTAGTTTCTACTAGTGGGATAAAACCTCAGATAATGAGAAAACTGTAGACTCTAATATGACCAAAACGGCCGTAATCTGCTTTGATCAAATTGTTGCATACAAATGCACAAACAGCACCAAAAGATAAAGATCTAATTTGAAAGTCTTGAAAGATACACAACTACAAAATTTCTTCGAACTAATCGAAATTGTTGGGGGTTTAGTATATAATGTAAAAAAACTGTAAGTGTAAAGTGTAAACGCAACTGAAGTGAAAAATATCACAGATGTACCAGATAGGCTTACAGTCTGGCCTATCGAGAACGCttcttttttgccaaaataaCAGCCACTTAAACCAAGAAACTATTCAGAAACAAACCATCCACCTCCACTCACACACAGCTGGGATTGCACAAAAATGTATTATCAAAAGACTCAAGGCTTGCAATTTCAGGCTAGtgcaaaacatttgataaaTTCTACTACCTCATGGAAACTATGGTAATGTGCGTAGACAGGCAGTTGCGGCTCGAATAAGTGACAACGGAGGTTTCGAAGACAAATAAATATAAAGGAAcatcaaattaaaaactgagGGTCAGGAAGCAGGAACACGATCGGACAATTATTGGTCGCTTGAGAATATTTCGTTCTCATCTGCCCTGAGACAGCGTAATGCGGACTGCACATCTAACTCTCCTGCTAACTCTGTTCAATTCGAACGTGCATTTAGAAAAGCGAATAGATTTCTCTCGAAGTATGGGAGATGCTGTCACTTAATACCTATCAAATTACAGGACTTCCTGAAAAGAAAATACACTCCTTAACTTTAGAATATTTGCTTGAGGATTAAAAGagcaccaatattttttattttattttaaatatttttaacgaCTTATCAAAACATCGTTTTTGGTATGATTTTCAAATGGATGAGTTGTCCAAAGCACTTCATTATTAGGAGCATAAATACcctacgaaaaataaaaaaacttttggACTCCATTTTTCAACCTGGGATATATTTAAAAATGTGTTCTTGATAAGcttaaagtttcttttttttctttcttttttgattttaataaaaatgaggAAGTTACATgcatatttcaagaaaaaattgaattaaaatttgaatcatATGTGAAAACTAAAATTACGAGATCATGATCTTGAATAGAAACCTCCTCCACTATAGAATGCTTTGCTCCTTTGTCGAACCAATTTCATAAGTAAAATGGTTGACAACATTGCAGCTTAATAATTTTATAAATCTTAGGTATTAAGTTTCAataccgaagaaaatttcagaaggGTGATTTTCACTAACATCAATACTAAAAAAATTAGTGCTCGTCTATTCCTCAACAGAACATCCAACTTTTCACGGTCACATTCACTCATTTCACGCACTCTTGATATCAGTAACATTTTCTCCGTTTTAAATCTAGATTACAATAAATTCAACAGGTAATTCTTTCTTACATAGAAAAATCTTGgcactttactttttttacacTAGTAGCATAACTTACACGTAAATTTACAGTTACAAAGAGGAAACTATTTACTATAAAGACATTTACACGAAATATACAATTAACGTAACAAATTCCTAATTGTTCCCTACTTTATATCAatcgattttaataattttaatcagAAAAGGCACTCTCAAAAAATCGACTTTCactctgaatttaaaatccGGCTTTAGAATCGCAGAAATGTAGGCTTCTTGGCGACACTCTGAACTGTGAGATTGAAAACTAGTCCTGTTGCATCTTGaagttaaacttcaaaaatttaagacCCTTTCCGAATTTAACGAAACAACGCCTCAGATGAATACTTTGCTACTTATTTCTTCACGAAATGTAACAAAAACTTCATCTGAGTTCAATAATTCAAAAGTTTACAGGAAGAGCCACAGACAAAGGACacagtttgaaaaattaatgtccAAGTATGAATGTTTTTTGAAGGTTTGGAAGAATTGATGCAGGTATTGATTTTCAGCTGAAAAGAGTGAAAATACATTCACGTTATTTACGAGAACAAGTGATAATTTTAACAACTATCAGAGGCAATGAAAAGACAACATCTTTTGAACATAGAAATATTTGAAAACCGATGATACAGTAGCGCTCGTTAAATTTTAACTGATGTAGAAAGAACGGAAGACTGTTATTGTGGTGGAGGCACTATTGCAACAGTTCAGCATGATACAAAAAACAATCATTAAAGCTCAGATTTTAAATGCAGCGCTTCATCTGAACAACTGTAAATTAATCACATTCTAGTCCTGGGCATTCACAAACACTGTAATCTGTACAAAAGATCGGgcaaaaactaaaagaaatCTTAACAACCGAATAAGCATAAGCAAGATGAGAACGGTAAATGGTAAATGCTTGAGAGAGGAGACTCTCACTATTTACATCACATAGGGCGCTACGACAAGGTCAGCTTAAAAACTCTAGGTTTAAAAATTGACTGAGACCGATTCCGCTCAAGATGAGCTTGCTTCCATTTTCATTTGACTGAATGCCGATAGATTCGGGGAGGACGGTACGTCGCTAGGGTAATCGACGTCTTTCGCTCGCATATTCAGCTGTAAATGCATAGGACTCCTCGACGACAGGTCCTGTGGCCTGTGAAAGTCGACACTTGATTTGCCGCCCggactactactactactattgcTAGAATTAGAATTATTACTACTGTTGTTGCAGTTTacattactactactactacgtGAACTTTGTCCCATGCTAAGATCGGTCGGCTCGTCAGCGTACGCTTGGTTTGAGTCAGACGGCTCTGATTTGATACCGAAAGTTGGAACTGTCAACGGTAGAGAACCACTTGTGCTGGTACTTTGGTTTGAGCCGCTGGTTCCGTTGGTTCCATTCAGACTTGAAATTTGTTGCCGGAGTAGTGAGATGTTCTTGATGTTCTTCAGCTCACTTGGATTCCGTAagaatctgtaaaaaaaaatatggagtCAGAATACACAAATaatacacacaaaaataaatcaCTTGTAAAACTTCAAATATATGTATTTTGcttgctgtgtttaaaaatttacacaatttgtttaaaaaaaaatgcgtcaCTGTCTTAATTGTTTTACAAAATACAGCACTCTCTCACTCTGACAAATCAACAACAGGCTGAACAATTTTTTGTAGAGAAACTGTTGTGATAAGTGGCTCCGTGAATAACATAGGAAGCTGGAGGGGTCGGACAAACGCTATAAAGAGAGGGTAATGTTTTCTCCATGAGGTTGAAAAAATAGAGGAATTTTCATGAGaggattttgataatttttcttaaaaaaaatagaaatcaagAAATGGGCGACTATATTTTTGACTGATTTGTTTTAGTTCACATTCCATGCCGGCAAAAGACACACTCTCTGTATGCTTTGagatcattttgaaatttacagCTCTTCAAAAATTCCCATTTGGAGGCTGCTGCCTTCTCCGTTGCTTGATGACCCTCAGCTTTTTACCGCAAAATAATAAAGAGAAtatgtttcaaaaaatatgaaattgatttttgagtATTTGCATAGAAATAAATTTCGTTAAAACAAAAGGATGAAATTATAGGTGCTCtatctaacaaaaaaaaaaaaaattacttactgaTAACAATGCCTCTCTCCTTGTACTTTTTTAAGTATGTTCACTCGGTAATAATACCGCAAGGCTCTAGACATTTTATCATAATTCATGGACAAGTGGTTCTTTTGAATTCCCCAGAGCTTGGCCAGTCCTGGTGGATCAACGATTTTGAATACTCCTGACTCTCTGTTCCTCCACGCAATTAAACTTGTGTAACGTTGCAATGAATCGTTGAGCAACTGTTGCAGGAAGTCCCAAAGAAGGCGTCCATCTGATGAACAAATAGAAACAATAGTAtgaatttcgtgaaaaatatatatatataaagtgtGATCTGAAAAGAAAGCAAATCGATCAAACAGTGAGACTTAAAGTTCCTAAAATAATTGTGCGggcatgtaaaaaattactaacAAGCCTTTGTCAGTGAGAAAAGATTTGAACCTAGATACATTAAAATATAAGGAATGTAGCATGAAAAGAGGATCAAACAACACCCAATGATCTGCTCCAAGAGGAGAATCTGCGACGGTTCAAAATTTGTGCCGCCCTAGTAGCACAtaacgtaaaattttcaaaacaaaacatTGTAAAAActcgtagaaaaataaaaaatttaagtgaagTAAAGTAAGTGAAGTAtcagaaaacttgtaaaaaaattaacatagacCAAAAAAGAAATGCTCATGTACTACTTTACGTAGAAAGTACTAATTACCTCTCTTTACCGCTTTGAGCACAAATTTTCTGCATGGAATTTTGAACTCTTGACCATTCACGACTTCTTTACGagctttttttacataaaacgtTTCAACTtgtaaaaatacccattttacgctcttttttCTGAGTTATTTTATCGGGTGTGTTACTAGGAAGCAGCAAAGGCATCTCCATACAGTGATGAAAggtttaaaatttcagtttattttttcagttaccTAAACACTGCGCGTTACTTTGACAATTTCATTTAGACTTTCAGAAGGTCTGAGGAAATATATTTTATAACTTACTTGTGTTAGACTGTTCTGAGACTGGGTCTGATGCGAAGAAACTAGGTGGATAACGTGGAGAAACGGGTGGTGAACTATTGTTAGAGGATCCAGGTGGAGGTAATAGATTTATTGGTGTTGGAGAGTGAACCTCTACCTCTTCCTGTTCAGAGTCTGACTGGTTACTGCCTGAACTAACTCCGCTGTTGTAGCctgtaaagaagaaaaatattcatttttattaggaggtaaaagaaaaatgaagctaGGTCTGCAGGTAGGGATGAAtgttacaaaataaaattttgaaatttaggacAGGAAACTTAAGAGGAGAGCTTTTTTTTCGGCCGGCGAAAGTGTTGCAAAATTCCTTTTGACCTTAACATTGTGCTAACATTTTCGCAACCTCTTTTTGAGTGGATGTCTTACACCTAGGCTAAACAACTATTTAGTTTATTTTACTTTCCCCGAAAATACAAACAAATTTAAGTGCAAAATCATTATGTTTGTGGAACTTTGACCTGGAAAAACCGCAGTTGGCACTTGTGACTCTAATATTGAAGAAATATTAAAATGCAGTTAATATTATGCAGTCAGCACATGTGGCTATTGTATGTATGTTTGCTTTTCATATTTTACAAATAcaaacatctttttttttttttgcattgcctGGATTTTTTAGGAGGTGTTCAGTccatttcagggtgtctaccaaaacaggTGGGCCAAAAAgcagtactttcacagtaccgtttcagtacattcccaaagaATGCAGtccctcctcaatagaaaaaattcagtactttttcagttcctccatttgacaaaattcggaaaatttcaaatatttgaatttctcgctcaaattaagacaaaaatgacaaaaaattccggaccttttgcgTAATTTCCGCaacttttcagtacttccgagccccccccccccccccacccctcaaaaatcggtactatttccagactttccggacctgtagacaccctgttagcAGCCAAAAAAGATTCTCTCACCTGTTAGGACAGGGTAGGCAGATCCGTTGGACTGTTCCGTGTTTTTCGGGCTTCCGGACTGGCTGTCCACCGACGGCGCTGGGCTCAGCGTGACCGAGTTGTGGAGAGACGTGGGCACGGTTGACGTCGGCAGGGCCGGGAAATCATGGGACGGTGGGATGCCCCAGGCGGGGTTGAGAGGAAAGTGCGGCGTGACTGGACTATTCGGGAGACAGTGCCTCGTCGCGAGATGAGATGGTGACTGGAGTACTGCTGCCGAGCAAGCCTCGCGGATCAGTAACTGGATTATGTTGTACAGCACATCTCCTCCTTCGCGACTCCTTTCGTTCAGGTCTGCCTTCGTTAATAAACACAGTGCTTTGCCTGAAAAACAAAggatgaacatttttttaaaaaaaattgaaaaaatgtaaacaaaaaatcTTGACATGTTAAGAttttaagggtggtttcacgataactggaatagttttgtcaccGTAACGGACGACACATTCCTCGGTCacatttttagtagaaatgatgatcactcgaattttttcgcattaatcttcgaAGGGTTGCGTATTATGatcgctttctaatgatttattgctctacttctcaattaatattaagtaaattccaaaaatgtgctgtctgttacgcggtaataagtcagcgtaacagacagcacattttcggccacttatatattgaaattgaaaagtagagcgataaatctttgaaaaacgttataacacgtaaccctgtgtagattaatgcaaaaaaattcgagtgattatcattactactagaaatatgaccgaaaaatgtgttgtctgttacggcgacaaaactattccagttatcgtgaaacacCCCTTAACTGATCATAGACGGGGGGAGGAGAGGGTGTAggcatggccggattcacctacttgccgcccgcttctcattcgttttgaaactcgataaaaaaaatcaaatgaacatgtcagcgagggaggggtgcataagaccaatttactcgtgttgaacacattttttgggaaagccctgtcagcactactggcaaaagttcacggaactttgcgcgaaagttaagttccgtaaacctctgtgtggacaaggccttccattcataagaaatgaacgaaaaaattatgaaagaacaaacataaatatggatcaacgattttaacttccgccgccgcgccgcgcaaaccgcaccgtgtttggcgcaatgcgtgaagtattccgacagtcttgtaggcgctatgcgtttcacgccgaccgctgctgaacgcactgtgttggacgcaacgcgtgaagtattcatgcattcttgtaggcactatccgtttcacgctgaccgcaatgactgcactgtgtttgatgcaatgcgtgaagtattcgtgcagtcttgtaggcgctaatatgtgttacatgccgatcgccgcgccgagggcttctccttttcatctcaagtcctcgttatcatttctctctaagtcgcgccattccaggccaaattgcgcgCTTGGTctctctctcaactcgacttattgaaggtgctgtctcttgtatcactaagagacggaaaaattagaaattactatactatcaggaaatgagagattttgtcgccttttctcgtttgtgattTTGTTTTTCTGTATTGTCCCGTAGGaactgtaaataaataaataaataaataaaaatttcggaccttttGCAtcatttccgcaatttttcagtacttccccccccccccctcaaaaaatcgCATCATTGAGAA
This window contains:
- the aop gene encoding ets DNA-binding protein pokkuri isoform X1, with amino-acid sequence MKLQVVPLRMMQAGNGTATPNPSSTALQNGLDCLPLFNSPQDLLWRYPFNFPSTPTTPTSLSFVMDFKTHLPMNLATDPRVWSREDVTTFLRWSETEFDLPRFDLELFQMNGKALCLLTKADLNERSREGGDVLYNIIQLLIREACSAAVLQSPSHLATRHCLPNSPVTPHFPLNPAWGIPPSHDFPALPTSTVPTSLHNSVTLSPAPSVDSQSGSPKNTEQSNGSAYPVLTGYNSGVSSGSNQSDSEQEEVEVHSPTPINLLPPPGSSNNSSPPVSPRYPPSFFASDPVSEQSNTNGRLLWDFLQQLLNDSLQRYTSLIAWRNRESGVFKIVDPPGLAKLWGIQKNHLSMNYDKMSRALRYYYRVNILKKVQGERHCYQFLRNPSELKNIKNISLLRQQISSLNGTNGTSGSNQSTSTSGSLPLTVPTFGIKSEPSDSNQAYADEPTDLSMGQSSRSSSSNVNCNNSSNNSNSSNSSSSSPGGKSSVDFHRPQDLSSRSPMHLQLNMRAKDVDYPSDVPSSPNLSAFSQMKMEASSS
- the aop gene encoding ets DNA-binding protein pokkuri isoform X3; this translates as MVFSVHPFGVHGLHHATPVFFRNATDPRVWSREDVTTFLRWSETEFDLPRFDLELFQMNGKALCLLTKADLNERSREGGDVLYNIIQLLIREACSAAVLQSPSHLATRHCLPNSPVTPHFPLNPAWGIPPSHDFPALPTSTVPTSLHNSVTLSPAPSVDSQSGSPKNTEQSNGSAYPVLTGYNSGVSSGSNQSDSEQEEVEVHSPTPINLLPPPGSSNNSSPPVSPRYPPSFFASDPVSEQSNTNGRLLWDFLQQLLNDSLQRYTSLIAWRNRESGVFKIVDPPGLAKLWGIQKNHLSMNYDKMSRALRYYYRVNILKKVQGERHCYQFLRNPSELKNIKNISLLRQQISSLNGTNGTSGSNQSTSTSGSLPLTVPTFGIKSEPSDSNQAYADEPTDLSMGQSSRSSSSNVNCNNSSNNSNSSNSSSSSPGGKSSVDFHRPQDLSSRSPMHLQLNMRAKDVDYPSDVPSSPNLSAFSQMKMEASSS
- the aop gene encoding ets DNA-binding protein pokkuri isoform X2, coding for MVFSVHPFGVHGLHHATPVFFRNGAFLATDPRVWSREDVTTFLRWSETEFDLPRFDLELFQMNGKALCLLTKADLNERSREGGDVLYNIIQLLIREACSAAVLQSPSHLATRHCLPNSPVTPHFPLNPAWGIPPSHDFPALPTSTVPTSLHNSVTLSPAPSVDSQSGSPKNTEQSNGSAYPVLTGYNSGVSSGSNQSDSEQEEVEVHSPTPINLLPPPGSSNNSSPPVSPRYPPSFFASDPVSEQSNTNGRLLWDFLQQLLNDSLQRYTSLIAWRNRESGVFKIVDPPGLAKLWGIQKNHLSMNYDKMSRALRYYYRVNILKKVQGERHCYQFLRNPSELKNIKNISLLRQQISSLNGTNGTSGSNQSTSTSGSLPLTVPTFGIKSEPSDSNQAYADEPTDLSMGQSSRSSSSNVNCNNSSNNSNSSNSSSSSPGGKSSVDFHRPQDLSSRSPMHLQLNMRAKDVDYPSDVPSSPNLSAFSQMKMEASSS